Proteins from one Podospora pseudoanserina strain CBS 124.78 chromosome 1, whole genome shotgun sequence genomic window:
- a CDS encoding hypothetical protein (antiSMASH:Cluster_4; EggNog:ENOG503P00T; COG:G), which translates to MVRTRAAAVTGALQTFRLCISRQSVSSGIHHPRIGQPLRFMSSSAMAASAKMTTSNKLKQVFTEGKRPAMGFWQMIPGANVSRVLARSGGDWVMVDCEHGNIDDAAMHDAVPAIAALGVSPIVRLPDIQPWMILVPLIRTVDEVKSVVSAAKFPPLGTRGFGSPIAVQNFHPEPTLTEYLQQANDSLLTMVQIETKEALDSVEEIAPLVDVVFIGPFDLGNNIGHPIINGKTDAELDDAIARIYKATVAAGKKCGIFCTGGEQAKKYADMGFHMINVATDFTALQATMVDALAVAQGKVPGEKAASY; encoded by the exons ATGGTTCGgacaagagcagcagcagtaacCGGCGCGCTACAAACATTCCGCCTCTGTATATCTCGTCAGTCCGTATCGTCCGGAATACATCATCCTCGCATCGGCCAACCACTTCGGTTCATGTCGTCGTCCGCTATGGCTGCATCCGCCAAGATGACAACGTCAAACAAACTGAAGCAGGTCTTCACCGAAGGCAAGCGGCCAGCTATGGGCTTCTGGCAGATGATTCCCGGTGCCAATGTTTCTCGTGTACTGGCCAGGTCGGGTGGAGATTGGGTAATGGTGGACTGTGAACACGGCAACATCGACG ATGCTGCAATGCATGACGCGGTTCCGGCCATTGCCGCCCTGGGTGTGTCCCCTATTGTTCGACTACCGGACATCCAACCTTGGATG ATACTTGTACCGCTGATCCGGACTGTTGATGAGGTCAAGAGCGTGGTATCAGCAGCCAAGTTCCCACCACTGGGAACGAGAGGATTCGGTTCCCCGATTGCGGTGCAAAACTTCCATCCGGAACCGACGCTTACAGAGTATCTTCAGCAAGCCAACGACAGCCTGTTGACCATGGTGCAGATCGAAACCAAGGAGGCTCTGGATTCCGTGGAAGAGATTGCGCCACTAGTTGATGTTGTATTCATCGGGCCTTTTGACCTAGGCAACAATATCGGCCACCCAATCATCAACGGCAAGACGGATGCTGAGTTGGACGATGCTATTGCCCGTATCTATAAGGCGACGGTGGCAGCTGGCAAGAAGTGTGGTATATTCTGCACCGGTGGAGAGCAGGCAAAGAAGTACGCTGATATGGGATTCCATATGATCAACGTGGCCACGGATTTTACGGCTCTTCAGGCTACAATGGTGGACGCACTCGCCGTTGCCCAGGGAAAGGTTCCAGGTGAAAAGGCCGCTTCGTATTGA
- a CDS encoding hypothetical protein (COG:C; EggNog:ENOG503P6NH; antiSMASH:Cluster_4), giving the protein MRATARLLQSCRITFFTRKTCGLCTQARSVLSDVWDQRPFAFEEVDIVDPKSKPWLDLYDFDVPVIHISKSEAPEEDPKLSSQAVKLMHRFTVDQVKAKMDLVEKS; this is encoded by the exons ATGCGGGCTACCGCTCGTCTACTTCAATCATGCAGAATAACCTTCTTCACACGTAAAACCTGCGGACTATGCACCCAGGCAAGATCAGTTTTATCAGACGTCTGGGATCAACGGCCGTTTGCCTTCGAAGAGGTTGACATTGTTGATCCCAAGTCCAAACCATGGTTGGATCTCTATGACTTTGATGTCCCCGTG ATTCACATCAGCAAGTCTGAGGCGCCCGAAGAAGATCCCAAGCTGTCTTCCCAGGCCGTGAAATTGATGCATCGGTTTACAGTAGACCAGGTCAAAGCAAAGATGGACCTTGTTGAAAAGTCATGA